Below is a genomic region from Kribbella qitaiheensis.
GTCGTACGACGGGCTGTAGCCATCGTACGTCGGCTCGACGGGCGCAGCCGGCGTGTAGGAGTCGTACGCCGGGTAGGTCGGCTCCGGAGCGGTGTAGGTGGTCTCTGCCGGTGCCGGGTAGTCGTAGGACGTGTAGTCGGTGCTGTACGACGAGGACTCGTAGCTCGAGGAGGCGGCCGGGGCTTCGTACGCGTTGTACGTCGTCTCGGGCGTGTAAGCGGGCTCCGGGGTGTAGCTGGTCTCCGGCGTGTAAGCAGGCTCCGGCGTGTACGACGGCTCAGGCCCGTACGACGGGACGGTCGGCAGCGGCTTCGACGGGGTCAGGTAGTCGTCGTCCTGGCCGAGACCGATGGTCGAAGGGCTGTCCACCGCCACCCGAGCGGCCCGGCGACCGGCGCGCGCAACAGGCGCGGGCGCGGGCTCCGGCTCGGGAGCGGCGATCGGCTCCGACGGCGGCAGGTAGTCGGAGGCCGAGGTCTCGTAGGAGTACGGCTCGGAGTACGAGGTGGACCAGGACGGCTCGCTGATCTCGTACGACGTCGAGGCGTACGAGGTGTCCACCAGGGACAGCGGCGGCGGTGCGACCGTCTCGGCCTGCCAGCTCGGCAGCGGGGCCGACAGCAGGTCGTCGTTCGAGGTGGTCGAGTACTGGCCGGCAGGGCTCGCCCAGCTCGGGCTCTCCACACCGGCCGCGGTCGGCTGGTACGACGGGGTGGCTTCCTCGACCGGGCTGGTCAGCGTGCCGGTGTCGTCGCCCCACGACTCGACCGGGCGGTAGTGCGGATTCGCGGGAGCCTGCTGCTGCCAGCTCTCGGCGACCGGGGCGAACGGGCTCCACTGCGGAGGAGCTTCCTCGGCGCCACCGCCGGCCAGCTGCATGACCGGCTCGGGCTGACGCTCCAGGCGCAGGGTGGGTGCGACCGCGATCGGCTCGCTGATCGCCATCTGCTCCGAGGTGTCGTCGTCGGCGTACGTCGGGACGGCGGTCAGCTTCGGCTCGCGCTGGTCCCACCACGGCACCCACTCGCGGCTGGTCTGCATGCTGTTGATCTTGCGGATCACGAAGGTGGCGGCGACCGCGGAGGCGACGGTCAGGATCAGCGACGCCGTACCGGCCAGCGCGATGCCGCGGAGCGAGCCGACGGTGGCGTCCATCCACATCAGGAGGCGGCGGATCACCACGTCGAACGCGAGTGCGCCGACCCAGGTGCACCACCACACCTTGGTGAGGAGGGGCTTCCTGAGCCGGCGCAGGTCGTCGGCGTACACGGGCGTCGCCGGATCGCTGGCCAGCCAGACGTCGTCGACGATCTGCTTGGGGTAGAACAGGTTCGGTCCGGGGCAGAACCAGCTCGCCAGCACCCAGCCGTGGCTGCGCCGGTGGTCGGCCTGGCAGAGCACCTCGGAGTTGACCCGCGCGCGCCAGAGCCAGATCACGAAGACCACGGCGGCGGCGACGGAGATGAGCACGTTCGGGTACGCGGTGATCTTGGCGATCGCGTCGGCGCGGTTCAGGTCCGCGTCATCGACGTTGGGGCCGCCACCCAAGTAGGTGTGAACCACCCCGTAGGTGTTCCAGTCGGACCAGGTCGAGAGCAGATGGGTCACTGTCGAAGCGCCGAGCAGACCGACGGCGATCTTGCCGACCTTGTCGACCTGCTGGAACTCTTCGGCGGCGTGCGGTTGCCACACTTGGGGCTCTTCGGCAGCGGACAGCGCTGCTGGTTGCGGGTGGCTCACGTCTCGCGTCCCTCGCGTTGCTGGAACTCCGTCTGTTCGGCGTCTCGATCGAATCCTGCCCCCGCGTGACCGAGCCACATTGATACCACGAAGTAAGTACCCGTGTGGAGTCGGTGTCAGCACGGAGGGTATCGACTTAACGAGTTCTTTTCGTAGGCCCATCACGACATGTAACGAGCGATTGAACGGTCCGTGACGATCTGTTTGCGGCCGCGGCCTTCAGCGAGCGGACGATCCGAACGGCGGTTGAGCCTGGTCGGCGGCCCACCAGGGCGTCCACGGACGCCGGATCTGGAGCTCGTTGACGCGCTGGATCAGCACCATCACGAGGACGGCAGCGGCGGTCGTGGCGACAGCCGAGATGCTGGACAGTACTGCGTTCGTCCGTAGCCCGCCGAGCTCTGCGGCGCCGTCCAGCGTGCTGCGCTGCGCCACGTTGCCGAGCACCAGCCCGATCACCCAGGTGATCCACCAGGCCCAGACCAGCCGGGTGCCGGGGATACCGCGCAGGAGGTTGGTCTGCGGCGGTGTCCGCGGATCGCTGGCCGCGACGATGTCGTCGACCACCCATTTCGGGTACCAGAGGTTCACCACCGGACAGATCCAGCTGCCCAGCACCCAGCCCCTGGTCAGCCGGTGCTCCCCGCGGCAGAACATCTCCGCGTTCCAGCGCACCCGCCAGAGCCAGACGATGAACACCACCGCCGCCGCGAACAGCGCCAGCGCGGAGACGATGCCCGACGAGCCGGAGATCAGATCGGCCTGGGCGAGTTTCCCGTCGTCGTCCGGAAACGCCTTCAGAGCGCCGTACGAGTGCCAGTCGGACCAAGCCGACGCCCAGCTCGCGACCGTGTCGACGCCGATCAGGATCGAGGCACTGAGGCCCATTGCCTGCTCGGAGGTGAACCAGCGATCCAGCGGTGGCGGCTTCGGCGCCTGCTGTGCGCCCGCCGGCACACGCTCGGAGTACGCCGGTACGCCGTACGGGTTCGGCTCGTAGGCCGACGGACCGGTCACGTGCACCCCTCGTCGCCAGGCCCGGCGCCAGGGATGAAGCGACCGGACGATATCCGCCGTTGTACGGCGGGGAAACAGGAATAGCACAACCGGGCGTAATCGGGCGAGAACCATGCGTGTTGATGGCGCGCCGCCTGGTCGGGGAAGAACTGTGCCCCGTGCTGCGACCGGTGAAAACTGTCGGTGCCGAGGGGCAGAATCGGGGGTGTCGAGGCAGAGAGGACGACCCATGCGCTGGTCCGTGATCGATTCGCCCATCGGTGACCTGTCCCTGGCTGTGGACGACGTCGGGTTGTGCCGGCTGCGGATGGGGACGGCCGAGGTCGAGCCGGGCATCGTCCGCGACCCGGTGCTGCTGCGGGCCCAGGAGGAGCTCAAGGCGTACTTCGCCGGCGAGCTGACCGAGTTCTCGGTGCCGCTGTCGGTGCCCGGTGGGTCCGACTTCGAGCGCGCCGTCTGGGCGCAGCTACGCCGGATCCCGTACGGCGAGATGCAGACGTACGGCGAGGTCGCCAAGGTGGTCGGGGACGCCGGCGCCGCCCGGGCGGTCGGAGTGGCCTGCAATCGCAACCCGATCGCGGTCATCGTGCCGTGCCACCGGGTGGTCGGTGCCGGCGGCAAGATGGTCGGTTTCGGCGGCGGGATCCCGCGCAAACGCCACCTGCTCGAACTCGAGGCCCGGGTCAGTTTCGAAACGCTCTGGGGTTAGTAGCAGTCCCTCGTTTCCGGGGTGATCCGATCGAGGTCTAGCATCACCACCGGTAACGCCTGTACTACGTTCTGCCCCCGCCGCTCCGACCCCTGTCCCCGGAGACGAATGAGATGACCCAGACCCCAGAGAGCTCGTCGCCCAACCCCGATCTGAGCGATCTGATGGACAAGAGTGCCGAGGAGTGGTCCGCCCCGGAGATCCAGAGCGCTGCCCGCTCGGCCCTGCAGTTGCATGCGCCCGATCGGGAGCCGTTGACCTGGATCAAACACTTCGGCGTCCTCCCCTGGCTGCACCGCAACGACGCCGTCTGCCGCGAGTGCGGCGGGACCTATCCGTGCATCACCCATCGCTACGCGACGCAACTGCTGTCCGCAGGCCGGATCACCACCACCCGGACCCCGGCCGACACCGAGGAAGACGCCGACGAGCCGTCGGAGCACCGGGGTCCTGAGTACAACTGAGCCTGGTAAAGACGAAGGCCGCGATCCCCGAGGGGGTCGCGGCCTTCGCCGTTGCGGTCGGTAAGGCTCAGGACTCGGACGGCTTGGAGCTGTTCGTGCCGGTCGACCGGCGCTGAGTGCCGGTCGCCTTCTTGGCGGTTCCGTTCGGGGCCGAGGTGTCGGCGTTGTCGTCGGCCGGCTTCTCGTCGGCCTTCGCCTCGGTCTTGCCGTTGGACGCCGCGACGTCCGGCTGGGCCGCTTGCTCGGCGGGCTTGTCCGCGGCGTGACGCGGCGTAGTACCGGCGGGTGCGGAGCTGTAGTCGCGACCGCTGGTCGGGGTCGACTGCCAGGCCGGCTCCGGCGGGGTGAGCAGCTTCTTCACGGCTGCCGCGGCGAGTGCCCCGAAGCCGAGGAACAGCACCACCTTGCGGAGCTTGTGGCTCTTCTTCGGCACGTCGATCTCACCCCTGAGCGCGGCCTTGGTGGCCTTGCCCCGACGTGAGGTCTCCTCGACGACCGGCTCGGCGGCGGCTGCCAGCGTCGCCAGTGCGGCGGTCACCTTCGGTAGTACGTCGTCGTTGAACCGCTCGCGAGCCCTCTCGGCCGCGTGCTCGGTGGCCGGGCCGACCTTGCTCAATGCATCGTCGATCACCGGGCCGGCCTTCTCCACCGCGGCGTGCGCAAGGGTCGCGCCGCGCTCGACTGCCTTCTCCGCGTACGGCGACACCTTCTCCCGTGCGGTCCCAACGGCCGGTCCGACTCGTTGCGATGCCGATTCGGCGAACGGCCGGACCTTGTCCTTGGCGGACTCGACCCGGCCCTTGGACTTCAACAAACCCACGGTTCCTCCTCGGCGGCGCCCGTCGCTGGCGCCTGAGTACTGGCCCATCGGCGACATGGACGACCTGGTACGGCTCTGGACATTTCCGGCTTCGTCTGCATCGTACGTCGTACCCAGCCGATAAACGCCTCCGGGCGACCCGGACCGGTCCCTGAGCGTGACCACCGGTGCGGAAACCGCTGCCCGGCCGGTCGATGCGGGTCCGGTTGGAGTCGCATGACAGGATCGATGCCGTAAGCCGTAACCGATGAGGAGTATCTCGTGGCCGAAGAACTGTTCGCGACGCTGGAGACGACGAAGGGCGATGTCGTCATCAAGCTGTTCCCCGATCACGCCCCGAAGACGGTGCAGAACTTCGTCGGCCTGGCCGAGGGCACCAAGGAGTGGACCGACCCGCAGACGGGTCAGCCCAGCCATGAGCGCTTCTACGACGGCCTCGGCTTCCACCGCGTGATCGACGGCTTCATGATCCAGGGCGGCTGCCCGCTGGGCACCGGCACCGGCTCGCCGGGCTACTCGTTCGACGACGAGATCCACCCGGAGCTGCAGTTCGACCGCCCGTACCTGCTGGCGATGGCGAACGCGGGCATCCAGTTCGGCCGCGGCACCAACGGCTCGCAGTTCTTCGTGACGGTGGTCCCGACCCCGCACCTGAACCGCAAGCACACCATCTTCGGCGAGGTCGCCGACGACGACTCGAAGAAGATCATCGACGCGATCGCCACCGCGAAGACCGCGCCGGGCGACCGTCCGATCGAGCCGATCGTGATCAACAGCGTCAAGATCGAGCGCAAGACCGTCTGATCCACCGCGGACCGGCCGCTCCGGCGGCCGGTCCGTCCTTTTCTCGACTGTGGAGGACCACGGCGTGACCGAGACCGTCTGCTACCGGCACCCGGATCGGCCCGCCGGGGTGCGATGCCAGCGCTGTGACAAGCCGATCTGCCCGTCCTGCATGAACAGCGCGGCCGTCGGCTTCCAGTGCCCGTCCTGCTTCAACGAGGGAGTCAAGTCGATCCCCCGGACCCGGACATCGCTCGGCGGCATCCAGCGCGGTAACTCGCAGGTCGTCACCATCACCATGCTGGCGCTGAACGTGCTGGTCTTCATCGCAGTCCGGTCCGGCAGCCCACGGCTCGTCAACGACCTGGTGCTCGTTCCGGTGCTGGTGGACTCCGAGCCGTGGCGACTGCTCACGTCGGCATTCACGCACGTACAGATCTTCCACATCTTCTCGAACCTCTTCATGCTGTGGCAGCTCGGCCCGATGCTCGAGCAGATGCTCGGCCGGGTCCGGTTCGCCATCCTCTACCTGCTGTCCGCGCTCGGCGGCGGCGTCGCCGTCTGGGTGCTCGGCGCCCCCGGCAGCGCGACGCTCGGAGCCTCCGGTGCGGTGCTCGGCCTGGTCGGCGCCCTGCTGGTGATCAGCAAGGCCCGCGGCCTCGACGTCACCTGGATCATCGGCTACGTGGCGATCACCGCGGTGCTCTCGTTCCTCGTCCCGAACATCTCCTGGGAAGGCCACCTCGGCGGCTTCGTGACCGGCGCGGCCGTAGCCTGGCTCTTCCTCCAGGAGACCAAGCGCCGCCAGAACACGCCCTAGCCCTCGCCGAGCTCGGCCAGGCGCTGTCGGAGCGAGTCGCGTTCGGCCTTGTTCTCGGTGAAGGTAAGTGCTTCCTCGAAGGCGGCTCTGGCCTCCTCCCGGCGGCCGAGCCGGTGGAGGAACTCGCCGCGGGCGACAGCGGCGTACGGGTAGGTGGCTAGCTGAGGTTCGGTGGCCAGCCTGTCCAGCGCGGCCAGTCCCGCCTCGGGGCCGCCCGCGAATCCGCTGGCGACCGCGCGGTTCAGCGCCGCGACCGGTGAGGGCCGGCGCGCGATCAGTACGTCGTACAGGCCGACGATCTCGTCCCAGTCCGTGGCTCCCCACGACGGCGACTCGGAGTGGACGGCTGCGATGGCCGCCCGTACTGCGAACTGCCCGGGCGGCCGTCGTCGCAATGCCCGGCGGACGAGGCTCTGCCCTTCCCGGATGGCCGCTTGGTCCCACAGGCCGCGGTCTTGGTCGGGCAGCAGGACGGCTGCGCCGGACGAGCCGAGTCGCGCCGCCCGGCGGGCATCGGTGAGCAGCAGGAGCGCCAGGAGACCCGCGACCTCCTCGTCGCCAGGAAGCAGTTCGACAAGCATCCGGGCCAGGTCGACAGCCCTCGAGATCAGTTCGGTGTTCATCAGGTCAGGGCCGTTCGGGGCGACATGCCCGGTCGTGAACAGCAGGTCCACCACGGTCAGGACCATCTCGATGCGGTCGGACAGGTCCTCCGCGTCCGGGATCCGGTAGGGGATCCGCGCGACCGCGATCTTCTTCTTCGCCCGGGTGATCCTGGCGGCCATGGTGGATTCGGTCACCAGGAACGCCCGCGCGATCTGCGCGGTGGTCAGCCCGCAGACCAGCCGCAGCGTGAGTGCCACTTGAGCCTCGGGAGCCAGCGCCGGGTGGCAGCAGGTGAAGATGAGCCGCAACCGCTCGTCGGCGATGTCTTCGCCGTCCGCCGGTCCGCTGGTGGTCTCCTCGTCGGCCAGCAGCGGTAGCGCCGTCCGGAAGAACGCCTCGCGCCGGATCAGATCGATGGCCCGGTTCCTCGCGGTCGTGGTCAGCCAGGCGCCCGGCCGCGCGGGCACCCCGGTCTCGGTCCAGGTCGTGAGCGCTTTGGCGTAAGCGTCCTGAACACACTCCTCGGCCAGGTCCAGATCGCGGGTGACCCGAGCCGTCGCCGCGAGCACGAAGGCCCACTCCTGGCGATGCGCGAGCGCGACGGCCTCGGCGACGGTCAGGTCTTCCCGCATCTCAGTGCATCGGCCGTACTTCGACCGCGGCGTCCCCGACCTCACCGAAGAACGGCAGCCGTTTCGCGACGGCCAGCGCCTGGTCCAGAGTCGCGACGTCGATCACGTAGTACCCGCCGAGAGCCTCCTTGGTCTCGGCGTAAGGCCCGTCGGTGAGCAGGAAATCGCCCTTGCCGTCCTGCCGTACGACGGTCGCCGTCGTCGATGCCTGCAGATGGCCGCCCTCGACGATGATGTCCTTGTGCTCGCGGGCGAAGACCTCATGCCCTTCGTCGAGTGCTTGCCGTTCGTCGGCGCCGGCCGTGTCGTAGTAGGCCTCGTTGTCGTGGATGAGCAGCAGATACCGTGCCATGGTCGGTTCCTTTCGGGGGGACTCTTCTCACCTTGACGACGAACGGCGCGGCCGCGGAATCGACAGTCGGCGGAGTCAGTTGCCGCTCAGCGCGTGCCGGTGAGGTAGCGGGTGATTGTCGGGCCGAGCCAGGCGACAGCTTCAGCTCGGGTGAGTGCGGCCACCGGCTGCAACTTCAGGACATAACGGCAGAGAGCAAAGCCCAGCGCCTGAGTGGCAACAAGCCCGGCCCGCGTGGCGACGGAGTCGCCTCCCGCGGCGCTGGCTCCCGCGGCGCCGGCTCCCGCGGCGCCGGCCGCCGCGGTGTCGGCGCCGATCGGGGTAGCCAGGCGGGCGATCAGCGGGCCGAGTTGCTCGGCGAACAGCAGGCGCATCCGGTCGGCGGCGACCTCGTTGGTGACGCTGGCCCGGAGTAGCGCCTTGAGGGACTCGTCGTCCTCCCAGCGGTCCAGGAAGTGGTTCGTCAACGCTGCCCCGCGCTGCTCCGGCGGCAGCGAGGCGAGGTCGGGCAGCCGCAGGTCGAACTCGGCGGCCGCCGCGAAGAGTTTCTCCTTGTTGCCGAAGTAGCGCATCACCATTGCCGGGTCGATCGCCGCGTCGGCCGCGATCGCCCGGATCGTCGCCCGCTCGTACCCGTCCGCCGCGAACCGCTCCCGCGCCGCCGCCAAGATCCCCGCCCTGGTCCGATCCGACCGCCGTACGCCGCCCCCCGCCTGCTCCGGCTGCGCCATCGCGGCCGTCTCCGCGGCCGCCTCGTCTGCCGGCTCTGCCTGCTGGGCGGCCTGCGCTCTTTCCGTCATGGAGCCACCGTAGGTCAACAAGTGTTGACTTCGCTAGCGAAGCTGCCTACAGTCGAAGTCAACAAGCGTTGGCCAACAAGTGTTGACCTAAAGGAGCCGGAACAATGAACGGAATCCCGGAACGGACCGAGGTGCTGGTGGTGGGCGCGGGGCCGGTCGGGCTGGCGGTCGCGACCTCACTCGCGGGACACGGCCGCGAGGTCACCGTCATCGACCGGCAGGCGGCCGGCGCGAACACCTCGCGCGCCTCGGTCGTGCACCCGCGCACGCTGGAGATGCTGGAGCGGATCGGCGTCGCGAAGCGGCTGACCGAGCTCGGCCGGCACGTCGAGCAGTTCAACATCGCCGACGGCGACCGCACCCTGGTCCCGGTCCGGTTCGACCACCTACCGACCGACTACCCGTATGTGCTGATGATTCCGCAGAACAACACCGAGCAGGTCCTGCTCGAACGCCTAGAGGAGCTGGGCGGCACGGTCCACCGCCCGTACGTCGCGGCCGGCGTCCGCCAGACTCCCGACGGTGCGGAGGTCACGCTGGAGAGCGGCGAGGTGATCAAGGCGCAGTACGTCGTGGCCGCGGACGGGATGAACAGCCGGATCCGCGATCTCGCCGGTCTCGGGTACGACGGCAAGGACGTGCTGCCGCTGAACTTCACCCTCGCCGATGTCCGGGTCGAGAGCGGCTTGCCGGCGGACGAGGTACTGCTCTACTTCTCGCGGCCCGGCATGCTCGTGGCTGCTCCCCTGCCCGACGGATCCTTCCGCCTGGTCGCCGAGGTGGATGACGCGCCGGAGCACCCGGATGTGGCGTACGCGCAGCGGCTTCTCAACGCACGTGGTCCGCAGCAGACGACGGCCCGGGTGACCGAGGTGATCTGGGGATCAAGGTTCCGGATCCACGAGCGGGTGGCGGATCGCTACCGGGACCAGCGGATCGTGCTGGCCGGCGATGCGGCTCACACGCACAGCCCAGCCGGCGGTCAGGGGATGAACCTCGGACTACGCGATGCAGTGACCCTGGGCGATGCGCTGGCCGAAGCGCTCGACAGTGGGAACGAGGATCAACTGGAGGCCTACGCGACCGACAGTCGCGCCGAGGCTCTTCGGGTCGTCTCGCTGGCTCACCGCCTGACCCGGCTCGCCACCGCGCCGGCCGCGGTCCGTCCGGCACGGAACGCGGGGCTTCGCCTGCTCTCCTACCTTCCCGCCTTCCGCCGCACCCTTGCCGAGCAACTCTCCGCCATCGGTCACCGCTGAAGCCGACTGCTCAGGCGGACTGCAGAGCCGACTGCTGAGCCGACTGCTGGGGCCAGCGACTGATTCCCCGCACTGTTGCCGGATCGGCTTCCGCGCGGAGGCCTAGGGCCATACCCTCCAGTTACCCATAGCAATAGCCTCACTACTGGAGGTCACCGTGTTCCATCCCGCCCGATGGCACCGACTTGTCCCCCTGGCGATAGCGGCGGCGGTCGCCGTCGGTGCCGGCAGCCAGGTCCAGGCCGCGGCACCACCCGACCACAAGGCGCAGGCGTACGCGAACAACGAACTCATCCAGCTGCTGCGGATCGACGCCCCGACCACCGCGGACAAGAAGCGGCTGAACACCCTCGACCTGGATCTGGCCGAGTCGGCCGGGAAGGACTTCGTCGACGTGGTTGCCTATGGCAATCAAGATCGGCGGCTCCTGCAGCTCGCGGGATTCAAGTGGACCGTGCTCGAGGACGACCTGGTCGGCGCCGACAAGGAGCGCGAGGCCGCCGACGCGGCGTACGCGAAAGCCGTCAAGAACAAGGCGGTCGCGGCGACTCTGCCGAGTGGGCGTACGGCGTACCGGACACTTGCCGACTACAACAACGAGCTCGCGGCGCTGGCGACGCAGTACCCGACGAAGGTCAAGCAGTTCACGCTGAAGAACGCCTCGCTCGAAGGCCGCACGATCCGCGGTATCGAGGTCAGCCACGACGTGAACACCAGCAACGGCAAGCCGGTGTTCCTGATGGTCGGGCTGCACCACGCGCGGGAGTGGCCGTCGGGTGAGCTGACGATGGAGTTCGCGTACGACCTGCTGAAGAGCGACGGGGTGGACCCGCGGATCACCAACATCCTGGAGAAGTCCCGGGTGATCTTCGTACCGGTGGTGAACCCCGACGGCTTCAACCTGAGCCGCACCCTCGGCTACGAGATGAAGCGGAAGAACTGCCGGATCACCAACGGCCAACTCCCGACCAGCGGCCAGTGCGCGTTGTCGTCGAACCAGTCCCGTGGCACCGACCTGAACCGGAACTACGCCGGCTTCTGGGGCGGTCCGGGTGCGTCCACCAGCCTGACCTCGGAGACGTACCGCGGCGCGAGTGCGTTCAGCGAGCCGGAGTCACGCAACATCCAGGCGCTCGTCTCGGCGAACCAGGTGACGACGCTGATCACCAACCACACCTACTCGAACCTCGTACTGCGTGAGCCCGGCTACGCCGGTGCGGGCAACACCCCGGACGAGGCGATCTACAAGTCGCTCGGCGACCAGATGGCTGCCCAGAACGGGTACGACAGCCAGTTCGGCTACGAGTTGTACGACACCACCGGGACGACGGAGGACTGGTCGTACTACGCGACCGGCGGGCTCGGTTTCACCTTCGAGCACGGCGCGAGCAGCTTCCACCCGGCGTTCTCGAACATAGCCAACTACTACTTCGGCTCCGGCAGTACGGCGGGCAAGGGCAACCGCGGGGCGTACCTGCTCGCGGCCGAGAGCACCATCAACGCCGCCCGGCACTCGATCATCAGCGGGACCGGCCCGGCCGGCGCCGTACTGCGGTTGAAGAAGTCGTTCAACACCAAGACGTGGAACGGCACCAACATCCCCGACGTGCTCGACACCACGATGGTGGTTCCGGCGGCCGGCACCTACAGCTGGCACACGAACCAGTCGACCCGGCCGATCGTCGTCCAGCAAGGCGGCACCGAGTCGTGGACGATGACGTGTGAACGGCCGACCGGTCAGGTCCTGGAGACCCGGCAGGTGACCGTCGCGCGCGGCGCCAGTGTCACCGCGAACCTGACTACCTGCGCGGCTGTCTTCTAGCCACCGGTCGATTCCCTGATCTGCAAGGTGTACGGGACGGTGAGGTCGACGCGGTCGGCCTCACCGTTGCCGGCAGAGTCCCGCCGGCCGGCGGAGCCGGCGATCCGGTCGAGCAGCAGCGCGACCGCGTTCTCGGCCAGCCACTCCTTGTCCGGCGAGATCGTGCTCAGCGACGGCGAGTGGAACCGGCCGTCCTCGATGTCGTCGAAGCCGATCACGGCGACGTCCTTCGGTGCCGACAACCCGGCGTCCGCGAGGGCCCGGAGAGCGCCGATGGCCAGCAGGTCGTTGAAGCAGAACACGGCGTCCGGCGGCTCGGGCAGGGCCAGCAGTTCGCGCATCGAGGCCGCGCCGTCCTCGCGGTGGTAGCCGGGGCCGCCCACCTCCAGCGTCGGATCAACTTCGAGCCCGGCTGCC
It encodes:
- a CDS encoding DUF4328 domain-containing protein — encoded protein: MSHPQPAALSAAEEPQVWQPHAAEEFQQVDKVGKIAVGLLGASTVTHLLSTWSDWNTYGVVHTYLGGGPNVDDADLNRADAIAKITAYPNVLISVAAAVVFVIWLWRARVNSEVLCQADHRRSHGWVLASWFCPGPNLFYPKQIVDDVWLASDPATPVYADDLRRLRKPLLTKVWWCTWVGALAFDVVIRRLLMWMDATVGSLRGIALAGTASLILTVASAVAATFVIRKINSMQTSREWVPWWDQREPKLTAVPTYADDDTSEQMAISEPIAVAPTLRLERQPEPVMQLAGGGAEEAPPQWSPFAPVAESWQQQAPANPHYRPVESWGDDTGTLTSPVEEATPSYQPTAAGVESPSWASPAGQYSTTSNDDLLSAPLPSWQAETVAPPPLSLVDTSYASTSYEISEPSWSTSYSEPYSYETSASDYLPPSEPIAAPEPEPAPAPVARAGRRAARVAVDSPSTIGLGQDDDYLTPSKPLPTVPSYGPEPSYTPEPAYTPETSYTPEPAYTPETTYNAYEAPAASSSYESSSYSTDYTSYDYPAPAETTYTAPEPTYPAYDSYTPAAPVEPTYDGYSPSYDSYSQNSYGSTEYGTESYDSSYSPNYTPESYTAPDSTYTPEQPATEYQQQTPYSYEPAEPPAADDAENTAPRTVPRRRWV
- a CDS encoding DUF4328 domain-containing protein; translation: MTGPSAYEPNPYGVPAYSERVPAGAQQAPKPPPLDRWFTSEQAMGLSASILIGVDTVASWASAWSDWHSYGALKAFPDDDGKLAQADLISGSSGIVSALALFAAAVVFIVWLWRVRWNAEMFCRGEHRLTRGWVLGSWICPVVNLWYPKWVVDDIVAASDPRTPPQTNLLRGIPGTRLVWAWWITWVIGLVLGNVAQRSTLDGAAELGGLRTNAVLSSISAVATTAAAVLVMVLIQRVNELQIRRPWTPWWAADQAQPPFGSSAR
- a CDS encoding methylated-DNA--[protein]-cysteine S-methyltransferase, producing MRWSVIDSPIGDLSLAVDDVGLCRLRMGTAEVEPGIVRDPVLLRAQEELKAYFAGELTEFSVPLSVPGGSDFERAVWAQLRRIPYGEMQTYGEVAKVVGDAGAARAVGVACNRNPIAVIVPCHRVVGAGGKMVGFGGGIPRKRHLLELEARVSFETLWG
- a CDS encoding DUF5324 family protein: MGLLKSKGRVESAKDKVRPFAESASQRVGPAVGTAREKVSPYAEKAVERGATLAHAAVEKAGPVIDDALSKVGPATEHAAERARERFNDDVLPKVTAALATLAAAAEPVVEETSRRGKATKAALRGEIDVPKKSHKLRKVVLFLGFGALAAAAVKKLLTPPEPAWQSTPTSGRDYSSAPAGTTPRHAADKPAEQAAQPDVAASNGKTEAKADEKPADDNADTSAPNGTAKKATGTQRRSTGTNSSKPSES
- a CDS encoding peptidylprolyl isomerase — translated: MAEELFATLETTKGDVVIKLFPDHAPKTVQNFVGLAEGTKEWTDPQTGQPSHERFYDGLGFHRVIDGFMIQGGCPLGTGTGSPGYSFDDEIHPELQFDRPYLLAMANAGIQFGRGTNGSQFFVTVVPTPHLNRKHTIFGEVADDDSKKIIDAIATAKTAPGDRPIEPIVINSVKIERKTV
- a CDS encoding rhomboid family intramembrane serine protease, with product MTETVCYRHPDRPAGVRCQRCDKPICPSCMNSAAVGFQCPSCFNEGVKSIPRTRTSLGGIQRGNSQVVTITMLALNVLVFIAVRSGSPRLVNDLVLVPVLVDSEPWRLLTSAFTHVQIFHIFSNLFMLWQLGPMLEQMLGRVRFAILYLLSALGGGVAVWVLGAPGSATLGASGAVLGLVGALLVISKARGLDVTWIIGYVAITAVLSFLVPNISWEGHLGGFVTGAAVAWLFLQETKRRQNTP
- a CDS encoding RNA polymerase sigma factor, which translates into the protein MREDLTVAEAVALAHRQEWAFVLAATARVTRDLDLAEECVQDAYAKALTTWTETGVPARPGAWLTTTARNRAIDLIRREAFFRTALPLLADEETTSGPADGEDIADERLRLIFTCCHPALAPEAQVALTLRLVCGLTTAQIARAFLVTESTMAARITRAKKKIAVARIPYRIPDAEDLSDRIEMVLTVVDLLFTTGHVAPNGPDLMNTELISRAVDLARMLVELLPGDEEVAGLLALLLLTDARRAARLGSSGAAVLLPDQDRGLWDQAAIREGQSLVRRALRRRPPGQFAVRAAIAAVHSESPSWGATDWDEIVGLYDVLIARRPSPVAALNRAVASGFAGGPEAGLAALDRLATEPQLATYPYAAVARGEFLHRLGRREEARAAFEEALTFTENKAERDSLRQRLAELGEG
- a CDS encoding YciI family protein; this translates as MARYLLLIHDNEAYYDTAGADERQALDEGHEVFAREHKDIIVEGGHLQASTTATVVRQDGKGDFLLTDGPYAETKEALGGYYVIDVATLDQALAVAKRLPFFGEVGDAAVEVRPMH
- a CDS encoding TetR family transcriptional regulator; its protein translation is MTERAQAAQQAEPADEAAAETAAMAQPEQAGGGVRRSDRTRAGILAAARERFAADGYERATIRAIAADAAIDPAMVMRYFGNKEKLFAAAAEFDLRLPDLASLPPEQRGAALTNHFLDRWEDDESLKALLRASVTNEVAADRMRLLFAEQLGPLIARLATPIGADTAAAGAAGAGAAGASAAGGDSVATRAGLVATQALGFALCRYVLKLQPVAALTRAEAVAWLGPTITRYLTGTR
- a CDS encoding FAD-dependent oxidoreductase → MNGIPERTEVLVVGAGPVGLAVATSLAGHGREVTVIDRQAAGANTSRASVVHPRTLEMLERIGVAKRLTELGRHVEQFNIADGDRTLVPVRFDHLPTDYPYVLMIPQNNTEQVLLERLEELGGTVHRPYVAAGVRQTPDGAEVTLESGEVIKAQYVVAADGMNSRIRDLAGLGYDGKDVLPLNFTLADVRVESGLPADEVLLYFSRPGMLVAAPLPDGSFRLVAEVDDAPEHPDVAYAQRLLNARGPQQTTARVTEVIWGSRFRIHERVADRYRDQRIVLAGDAAHTHSPAGGQGMNLGLRDAVTLGDALAEALDSGNEDQLEAYATDSRAEALRVVSLAHRLTRLATAPAAVRPARNAGLRLLSYLPAFRRTLAEQLSAIGHR